A region from the Pelobates fuscus isolate aPelFus1 chromosome 1, aPelFus1.pri, whole genome shotgun sequence genome encodes:
- the YOD1 gene encoding ubiquitin thioesterase OTU1: protein MLRLRCKTREGSQLLQGLTALSSIRELKDSIAGVTGIVGPRQRVMVGFPPENLDLSNVDGTLGELPIKSGDTLIVEEDKSKQNTALPPVSKPLTGIKMERRVVPADNSCLFTSVYYVVEGGIYDPACAHEMRNLIADIVSSDPSNYCEAVLGKTNEEYCAWIRRGDTWGGAIEISILSKFFQCEICVVDTQTVRIDRFGEDAGYTKRVMLIYDGIHYDPLQRQFPERDVPAMTIFSTMDDEALVQALELADDARKKRQFTDVNRFALRCMVCQKGLTGQAAARDHAKETGHTNFGEV from the exons ATGCTCCGACTCCGCTGTAAAACCCGGGAGGGCAGCCAGCTCCTGCAAGGCCTGACCGCGCTCTCCAGTATCCGGGAGCTGAAGGACAGCATCGCCGGGGTTACTGGGATTGTGGGCCCCCGGCAGCGGGTCATGGTGGGCTTCCCCCCTGAAAACCTGGACCTCAGCAACGTGGATGGCACCCTGGGAGAATTGCCCATCAAATCCG GTGACACACTTattgttgaagaggataaaagTAAGCAAAATACAGCACTTCCACCAGTCTCCAAGCCTCTAACCGGGATCAAAATGGAGCGTCGTGTCGTTCCAGCTGATAACTCCTGTCTCTTCACCAGTGTTTACTATGTTGTGGAAGGTGGCATATACGACCCCGCATGTGCACATGAAATGCGCAATCTTATTGCTGATATTGTGTCCAGTGACCCATCGAATTACTGTGAGGCAGTGCTAGGTAAAACCAATGAGGAATATTGTGCATGGATACGGAGAGGCGATACATGGGGTGGTGCCATCGAAATTTCCATACTTTCCAAATTTTTCCAGTGTGAAATATGTGTGGTCGATACGCAAACTGTGAGGATAGATCGCTTTGGTGAAGATGCTGGTTATACTAAAAGGGTCATGCTCATCTATGATGGCATTCACTACGATCCATTGCAACGACAATTCCCTGAACGCGATGTGCCCGCCATGACAATATTTTCAACTATGGATGATGAAGCACTAGTGCAGGCCCTGGAGCTGGCAGATGATGCAAGGAAAAAGAGACAGTTCACAGATGTAAACAGATTTGCTTTGCGCTGTATGGTGTGTCAGAAAGGTTTAACTGGGCAGGCGGCTGCTAGAGATCATGCTAAGGAGACTGGACACACCAACTTTGGGGAGGTATAA